From the genome of Schaalia odontolytica:
CGCCGAAGGAGCGCGCGGCGACCAGTGCGATAACTGCGGTAACCAGATGGACCCGACCGAGCTCATCAACCCGCACTCGCGCATTAACGGCGAGACCCCCAACTTCGTGGAGTCCACCCACTACTTCCTCGACCTGCCCGCCCTGGCCGAGGCCCTGTCCGCCTGGCTCGACGAGCGCGAGAAGTCCGGCACCTGGCGTCCCAACGTCATCAAGTTCTCCCAGAACTTCCTCGAGGACATCCGCCCCCGCGCCATGACGCGCGACATCGACTGGGGTATCCCGGTCCCCGGCTGGGAAGACCAGCCCACCAAGCGCCTCTACGTGTGGTTCGACGCCGTCATCGGCTACCTGAGCGCCTCCATCGAGTGGGCGCGCCGCACCGGCGACCCCGAGGCCTGGCGCAAGTGGTGGAACGACCCCGAGGCCCTGTCCTACTACTTCATGGGCAAGGACAACATCGTCTTCCACTCCCAGATCTGGCCCGCCGAGCTGCTCGGCTACAACGGCCAGGGCGCGAAGGGTGGAGCTCCCGGCGACCTGGGCGTCCTCAACCTGCCCACCGAGGTCGTCTCCTCCGAGTTCCTCACCATGGAGGGCAAGAAGTTCTCCTCCTCGCACGGCATCGTCATCTACGTGCGCGATTTCCTCTCGCGTTACCAGGCCGACGCCCTGCGCTACTTCATCAGCGCCGCCGGCCCCGAGACCTCGGACTCCGACTTCACGTGGGCTGAGTTCGTGCGCCGCACCAACGGCGAGCTCGTCGCCGGTTGGGGCAACCTGGTCAACCGCACCGCCTCCATGATCGCCAAGAAGTTCGGTGAGATCCCCACCCCCGGTGAGCTCGAGGACATCGACCGCGCCCTCCTGGATGCCGTCGAGGCCGGTTTTGAGACCGTCGGCAACCTGATTCGCCACCACCGCCAGAAGGCGGCGCTGTCTGAGGCCATGCGCCTGGTCGGCGAGGCCAACAAGTACGTGACCGACACCGAGCCCTTCAAGCTGAAGGCCCCCGAGCAGCAGGAGCGCCTCGCGACGGTCCTGTGGACCCTGGCCCAGGCGGTCACGGACCTCAACCTCATGCTCTCCCCGTTCCTGCCCCACGCGGCCAACGACATCGACCGCGTCATGGGCGGCACAGGCGAGATCGCGCCGATGCCCTACATCGAGGAGGTCGCCGAGCTCGACCCGCAGGTCCTGCCCGCCAACTTCGAGGGCCGCGACGGCTACCCGATCATCACGGGCGACTACACGAACGTCCCGACCTGGGAGCGCCACCCGATCACGGTTGGTACCCCGATCGCCAAGCCTACGCCGGTGTTCGTGAAGCTGGATGAGTCCATTGTCGAGGAGGAGCTTGCCCGCTACGCGGACGCTCACCCCGACGATGTGACGGGTGCCTGATCTGGGGTTTTCCCTGGCATGACGCCACTTGCGATGAGTGTGGCGTACGTTTGACAGCGCGCGGGCGGGACGGATGTGTCCCGCCCGCGCGCTCGTCTGTCTCGGGGTGTTACCGTGAGGTCATGGCCGAAGATTTTCTCGCGTCCGCCCTCACTGCCGAGGCCTCGTCGCGCGCCCCGCAAGATCCCGACTACCCGCTCTTTCACGTCGCACCCCCGGTGGGCCGACTGAACGACCCGAACGGCCTCATTGAGATCGATGGGACCTACCACGCCTTCTTCCAGTACACCCCCGAGCACCCGCGCCGCCTCGTCTACTGGGGACACGCCACCTCGACGGACCTGACCCGCTGGGACTACCACGCCCCTGCGATCCTGCCCGACACCCACCAGGACGCGAACGGCGCCTACTCGGGCACGGCCATCGAGGTCGGTGACCACGTCGAGCTGTGGTACACCGGCAACTACAAGGACCCCGACACGGGGGAGCGCGAGGCCACCCAGTGCGTCGTCACTACGACAGACCTGGTCCACTTCAACAAGCAGGTGCCTCCGATTATCGGCCGCCAGCCGGAGGGGTATACCGCCCACTTCCGCGACCCGCAGGTGTGGCGCGACGCGGACGGATCCTACCGGATGCTGCTCGGCGTCCAGCGCGAGAACCTCACGGGCGCGGCCCTGCTCTACCGCTCCACGGACCTGCGTGCGTGGGAGTGCGAGGGCGAGATGACCTTCCCCGACGCCGGTGGCGCCTTCGACGCGTTCGGCTACATGTGGGAGTGCCCCAACCTGGTGCGCCTCGTCGACGAGGATTCGGGTGAGGCCCACGACGTGTTGATTTTCTGCCCGCAGGGAATTTCGCCCGAGCGCGAGGGATTCGAGAATGTCTTCCCGTGCGTCGCCATCGTCGGCGAGCTCATGAGCACCGAGTTCCGGGGCGCGGACGGCTCCTTCGAAGAGCTCGACCGCGGCACCGAGTTCTATGCTCCCCAGATCATGGCGCGCTCCGCGTCCTCGGACCCGGGGGCACCGACCCTTCTGTTCGGCTGGGCGGGCAATGCGGGCGAGGACGACCAGCCATCGATCGAGACGGGCGGCTGGGTGCACTGCTTCACCGCCCCGCGCGCCCTCACCCTGCGCGGGGGTCGCGTCATCGCCCGACCGTTCCTTCCGGGCCTGCCCCTGGCGCCCGCCACACTCGAGGGTGCTCCCGGGGACGAGGCCGGGGCGCGCGTTGTGGAGCTCGCTGGCTCACGCTCGTGGAGGCTTGCCTTCGATGCTTCCTATGAGGAGGCCCTGTCCGTGCGCATCGGCGAGGAGTCTGGCCTGGCGATCACTCTTGAAGAGGGGCGTCTGACCGTCGACCTGACGGGCACGCGCTACCCCCACGGTGGCCGCCGCGTCGTCACCCTGGAGCCGGGGGAGACCAGCCGCGTCGAGATCCTCCACGACCGATCGATCACCGAGATCTACCTGGGCGACGGCTCGCGCGTCTTCACGACCCGCAGCTTCCTGAACGGCGACGGCTCCGGCGTGACCCTTACGGGCGCCGCTTCCGTGACGAACGTGAGCGCCGCGCGCGCCGACTAAACGACCCGCGCGCGAGGCCGTGGCTGCTCACAGTGGCCACGGCCTCGTCGTATGTGGGCGGTCTCTCATACTCTGACCTGAGACGATGGCCGACGCACCTTGCGTTGAGGACTCTGCCACCCGTAATATGTCAATCGATTGCTACACACCGCCCAGCGCGGCGTAACAATGGCGTTGCGCGTGGGGTTTTGAGAAAGGAATGTGGTCGGCAATGGATCACGCCAAGGTGGCAGGAGAGGTCGTCGAAGCAGTCGGCGGCGCATCCAACATCAGCGCAGCAGCACACTGCGCAACCCGTCTCCGCCTGGTGATCGCGGACGAGTCCAAGATCAACCAGCAGGCCCTCGATGACAACGAAGATCTGAAGGGTACATTCGCCGCCGGCGGCATGTTCCAGATCATCGTCGGTCCCGGCGATGTTGACCAGGTCTACGCCAAGATGGTCGCAAACCACGGCGTGCGCGAGGTCTCCAAGGATGAGGCCAAGGAAGAAGCCGAAAAGGGTGGCAACCTCTTCTCGCGCTTCATCAAGATGATTGCCGACATCTTCGTTCCGATCCTCCCGGCGCTGGTCGCCGGCGGTCTGATGATGGCCATCAACAACGTCATGACCGCTGAGGGCCTCTTCGGCGAGCAGTCGCTGACCCAGATGTACCCGGGCATCGCGGACTATGCGGCCCTCATCAACATGGTCTCCTCCGCGGCCTTCGCCTCGCTGCCGGTCCTCGTCGGCTTCTCCGCCGCCAAGCGTTTCGGCGGCAACGTCTACCTCGGCGCTGCGATCGGCGCCGCCATGGTGTCCTCCGACCTGCTCAACGCCTGGAATACGGGCGCGGCGCTCGCTGGTGAGGCACAGGTGAGCTACTGGCACATCTTCGGCATGGACGTTGCCAAGATCGGCTACCAGGCGCAGGTCATCCCGACCCTGGCCGTCACCTACGTCATGTGCCTCATCGAGAAGAGCCTGCACAAGGTCCTCAAGGGCACCGCGGACTTCCTCCTGACCCCGCTCATCACGATGCTGGTCACCGGCTTCCTGGCCTTCACGATCATCGGTCCCGTTACCCGCGTGGCCGCCGAGTACCTGACCTGGGGCATTAACTGGACCTACTCGACCCTCGGCGTCTTCGGTGGTCTTCTCTTCGGCCTCGTCTACAGCCCGATCGTTGTGACCGGCCTGCACCAGTCCTTCCCCGCCATCGAAATCCCGCTGCTGCCCGTCAACGGCGGCGTCGGCGACTTCATCTTCCCCGTCGCCTCCATGGCGAACGTCGCGCAGGGCGCGGCCGCCCTGGCCGTCTTCTTCAAGACCCGCGACGCCAAGCTCAAGGGCCTGGCCGGCGCCGGTGGCGCCTCCGCCGTCTTCGGCATCACCGAGCCCGCCATCTTCGGTGTCAACCTGCGCCTGCGCTGGCCCTTCTTCTGCGCCATGGCCGCTGCTGCCATCGGCTCCGCGGGCGTCGCCCTGCTGAACGTGCGCGGTCAGGCCCTCGGCGCCGCAGGCTTCGTCGGCTTCGTGTCGATCATCCCCAAGTCGATCCCCGCGTACCTGGCCCTCGAGGTCCTCGTCTTCGTTCTGTCCTTCGGCTTCACCTTCGCCTACGCCATGACGCGCGGCAAGGCCGACATGGAGGGTCGCGCGCCCGCCGCCAAGGCTGCTGCTCCCGTGGCCGCCGCCGTGGCCACCCCCGCCGCTCCGGCTCCCGCGGCCGCCCCGGCTGCCGCTCCGGCCCCGTCCTTCAGCGCCGAGGCGCTGGCTGACCTCTCGGTCGCCTCGCCTCTCGCGGGCACCGTGGTTCCGCTCGAGCGGGTCAAGGATGAGTCCTTCGCCAAGGGCATGCTCGGCCCCGGCATCGGTATCGAGCCCGCCGACGGCCTCGTCGTGGCCCCCTTCGATGGCACTGTGACCGTCGCCTTCCCGACGGGCCACGCCTACGGCCTCAAGTCCGCCTCCGGCGTCCAGGTTCTCATCCACGTCGGCATGGACACCGTCAAGCTGGACGGCAAGGGCTTCACGCCCCGCGTCGCCAAGGGTGATGTCGTGCGCCGCGGCGACGTCCTCGCCGAGGTTGACCTCGACGTGATCCGCGCGGCCGGCTACGAGACCATCACGCCCGTCGTCGTGACGAACAAGAAGAAGTTCGGCGCGGTGACCCCGGTCGCCAGCGGCGAGATCCAGCGCGGTGACGCGTTGCTCGACGTGGCACCCAAGGAAGCCTGAGCCTTCCGGGAATCACTCCTGACATAACGGGTGGGCGGCACCAGCAGTGCGCTGGTGTCGCCCACCCGTCTGTCGTGCCGGTGGTATCGGGCGCGACAATAACCCGGGGCGGCGGCGAGCGGTCATAGTCCCGCCGCTTGATGCATGCTCAGGCGTTGATCGAGCGCCCCTGGATCAGCGTGCCCGAGAACTCGACCGTCTGAGCGCGGGGAGCCCCGGCCTCGTCGGACGAAGAACGCGGAGCCTTGCCCTCGATCTGATCGAGGAGAATCGACACCGCAGCCCGGGCGATGTCCTCGATGGGCTGGCGGATCGTCGCCAAGTGGGGGAGGGCGCGGCGCATCGTCTCCGTGCCGTCAAAACCGATGATGGACAGGTCAGAGGGGACCGACAGGTTGCGCGTGCGCGCCCACTCGAGGACCTCAGCGGCCGCTAGATCGTCGGTCGCGAAAACCCCGTCGATGGGGGCGGCAGCGCGGGCCTCGTCCAGGGCGTCGCGCACCATCGCGAAACGCTGCGGCGTCGGCGTATCGAACGGCACGGTGACCACGCGAGGGGTCAGCCCTGCGCGCTCGATCTCGGCACGGTAGCCGGCCTCGCGCAGATTGCGCGGACCCGAACGGGAGGTAAGCAGCAGGGGATGGCGGCACCCGCCCTCGATGAGCGCGCGCGTCGCCATGGCGCCCGCCTCCTTGTTCGCGCAACGCACGTTCGGGATGGACGGGCTCAGCTCGCGGTCGATCGTCACCAGGGGCATGCGGATCGCGTCGTACTCGCCCAGGCCCTCGTTGTGGGCGCCCGAAATGATGCCGTCCACGCGATTGCCGACGAGCAGCGAGAGGTACTCGCGCTCACGGTCCGCCCGGCCCATGGAATTACAGATAAGGATGCGGTAGCCGGCGTCGGCGAGGGCGTTCTCGACCTCGACGGCGAGCTCGCCGAAGAAGGGGAGGGACACGGCGGGAACAATGAGGCCGACCGTCTGCGTGCGCTTGCCGTGCAGGGCACGAGCCAACGAGTTTGGGCGGTAGCCGAGCGTCTCGATCGCGTCGGCGACGTTCTTCTTCGTCTTCTCCGAGAGGTAGCCGCGGTTGTTGAGCACGCGCGACACGGTCGTCAGGCTTACTCCGGCCAGCTCGGCGACGTCGGCCAGCGTGGGTTCGCGTGAACTCATGCGCGCTCTCCTTTCCTTCCCTCGGTACTTCTCCATTGTAGTTGGTGGGGTGGGAGGCGGTCGATCGTCACATCGGCGAGGCCTGGGGTGGTTGGTGCGCGAGGGTGTCGTCATGGGGTGAACGGGTCGCGTCAAATCTATGGTTTTTCGGCATTTATAAGGGTGATGTATCCCATGTCACTGTCCGTGATATCGGGTTTTACCTGGGTATCTCAGCCCGATACCATGGGCCGTACGGGCACCTGTGTCTCACGATGGACATACCCGCATTTGAAAGGAACGACCATGATTTCCCGCACCGTTGCAATTGGTTCCTCCGTTGGCCTCCACGCACGTCCTGCTTCCGTCCTCGCCGAGGCCGTTGACGACTCCGGCGTCGAGGTCACCATCGCTTTCGATGGCGAGGAGGCCGACGCCGCGTCGCTCCTCGAAATCATGACCCTGGGCGCCAAGCACGGCGACGTCGTCACCCTGTCCACCGAGGATGATTCCGCGGGCGCGGTCCTCGACTCGCTCGTCGAGCTGCTCTCGCGCGACCTCGACCAGGAGTGAGCTGATGGCGACGCACGACGTCCTGCACGGCATCGGCGTCTCTGCCGGTACCGCTGCAGCTCCCGCCGCGATCGTCCAGCCCGCCCCCGGCGTCGACACGACGGAGCCGGGCAGCGTCGACGCTGCCGCCGACGGCGCGCGTGTCCGTGAGGCGCTCGCAGCCGTTTCCGCTCGTCTGAGCGACCGCGCTGCGAACGCGCCGGAGGAGACGAAGGCGATCCTCAAGGCCACCGCCCAGCTCGCGGGCGACCGTGGCCTGGCTAAGGCCGTTGATAAGAAGCTGAAGAAGGGCCTCGGTGTCACCCAGGCCGTCCATGACGCTGTCGAGGACTACGCGCAGATGCTGCGCAGCCTGGGCGGCTACATGGCCGAGCGCGCGACAGACCTGTATGACGTGCGCGACCGCGCGATCTGCGAGCTGCGCGGCCTGCCTGAACCCGGCGTGCCGGCGTTCGATGGCCCCGTCGTCCTCGTGGCGCGCGACCTGGCACCCGCCGAGACCGCGACCCTGAATCCGGAGACCGTCCTCGGCATCATTACCGAGGTCGGCGGCCCCACCTCGCACACGGCGATCCTGGCCGCCCAGCTGGGCATCCCGGCGATCGTCAAGGCCGAGGGCATTATGGCTGTCGAGGAAGGCACGATGCTGGCTCTCGACGGTGGCGTCGGCGAGGTCATCGTCGCCCCCACCGATAAGGAGGTGGACCTGCTCAAGGAGCGCTCGCGTCGCCGCGCGCTCGCCCTGGCAGGCTCGACCGGCAAGGGCGCGACCTACGACGGCTACCCCGTCAAGCTCCTGGCCAACATCGGCACGGTTGACGACGCGATGAAGGCCTCGAAGTTTGACCTCGAGGGCTCGGGCCTGTTCCGCACGGAGTTCCTGTTCCTGGAACGTTCGGAGGCCCCGACGCTGGAGGAGCAGACCGACACCTACACGAAGGTCCTGCAGGCCTTCGGTGACCGTCGCGTCGTCGTGCGTACCCTCGATGCGGGCGCCGACAAGCCGCTGAGCTTCGCGGATCTGGGTGCCGAGGAGAACCCCGCCCTGGGCGTGCGCGGCCTGCGCCTGTGCCAGGTGCGAGAGGACCTCATCGACACGCAGCTGCAGGCTCTGGCCGCCGCCCACAAGGCGACGGGCGCGGAGCTGTGGGTCATGGCTCCCATGGTGTCCACGGCTTCCGAAGCTAAGTGGTTTGCCGACAAGGCGCGCGGCTACGGCCTGCCCAAGGTCGGCATCATGATCGAGGTGCCCGCGGCCGCCCTGCGTGCCGAGCAGCTCCTGTCGATCGTGGACTTCGCCTCTATCGGCACGAACGACCTGACGCAGTACACGATGGCTGCCGACCGCCTGGACGGTAACCTGGCACCCCTCCTGGATCCGTGGCAGCCCGCGGTCCTCGAGATGATCCGCCACGCCTGCAACGGCGGTCGTGCGACGGGCAAGCCGATCGGCGTGTGTGGCGAGGCCGGCGGCGATCCGCTGCTGGCCCTGGTCCTCACGGGCCTGGGTGTCGCCTCCCTGTCGATGGCTCCGTCGAAGGTCAACGCCGTGCGCGCCGCCCTGCGCATGCACGACCTGGCGACCTGCCAGCAGATGGCCGCCTTCGCGGTGGATGCCCCCAGCGCGAAGGAAGGTCGTGAGAACGTCCTGAAGCTGGTGGCTCCGGCGATGCTGGATCTGCTCTGATTTGACGCTTCTGACAAGCGAACGGGGTGGGCCCGGGAACCAATCGGTTCCCGGGCCCACCCCGTTTGTGTGCGTGTTGTACGTCCGCGTCAGTCCCTGCGGATTGCGTCGGCCGGGTTGGGGGCGGTCGGTGTGCCCGCGCCCTGCTTCGGAGTCTTCTTGGAGCTTCCCGAGAAGAGAGCCGTGAGGATCAGGATGACGCCGAGGATCGCGATCGCGCTGATCCCAATGACCGGCAGATTGAGGTTCGTGATGTAGGCCTCGGTGATGAGGAACGCGCCCACCATGCACACCAGGAGAGCCCACACGAAAGAACCGACGCGCACGCCCCTGCGGGGGGCCTCGGGCAGCGGGTAGGTGGCACCGAGGCCACTTTGTGCGCTCCACGTTTGGGCACCCGGGGCAGGTGAAGCGCCCGTCCTTGCCTGAGCGCCGGTGGCGGCCCCGGCCTCGTGACCCCGAGGAGTCGACTCACCCGTGGAGGCCGGATCGAAGGCCGTGCGTCCGCTCGTGCCTACAGAGCCAGCGGGAGTGCCAGCCTGCGCCTGTGAACCCTGAGTGCCCGGTGCGCCCGCCTGGCTCTCAGCGCCAGCGTCTGCCCGAAAGGGATCGGCAGGCATCTGCGTTGTCGGGGCGTCGCGGAAGATCGCGAGCGGGTCCGAGGAGAGGTCCGGCGACGAGGTCGGCATCTCGACGGTCGCATCCTGGCCGATGGAGGGGGCGGGAGTCGTCGGCAGCGGCGTCGTCACGTCGAATTCGGGCAGCTGGGTGGTCTGATCGTCGTTCGAGGTAGTCATGGTCGTGGTCCTTCCTCAGTTACCCGACTGGGAGCCGGTGGGGGTAGGGGACGGGGTGGGCGTTGCGCTAGGGGTCGCGCTGGGCGTGGCAGCGGGGGTCGGCGTGGAACCCCAGGTGCCCGAGGCATCGGGGGACTGCACGATCGTCAGCGTGTCGATGTCCGCGTCGTCGGTGATGAGGATAGTGATACCGCCGAGCGAGGGCTTTCCCCAGGCGGGGGAGGAGACGGTGACGCCGGAGCACTTGTTCAAGGGCTCGGCCCAGCCGTTGCCGTCCATATTGGTAGTGAGGTCGTCGATGCTGGACTGGCAGATGATCTGCACGGGCTGGCCCTCGGCCATCTGAATGGTGAGTCGGCTCCAGGCCTGCCAGTCGACCGTGATCGTCTTGGTCGTACCGACGGGCGCGCCGGTCAGGTCGAGCGTGGTCGAGCTGGTGGGGTTGCCTCCGCTGACCTTGTCGACCGTCCAGTCGAGCGTCGTCTGGTTGCCGATGGCGCCCACGTGTGTGTTGATGAGGAAATCGGTGGGGTGAGAAGCCTGGGAGCCAACGAGGCCTGTGGGGAGTGCCATCACCATGCCGATGACCGACAGGACAGTGAGCCAGCCGGCGCTGCGATCGCGCAGGGCTGCAATCGCCAGGGACAGACCCACGATGATCAGGCACACGCCGCCGCCGACCGTGACGATGCGAGCGATTGTTTGCCCCTCGGTCTCACCGGTGATAAACGGGATGACGGGGCCCTTGTCGACCATGTAAATGCCGGCGAAAACGGCGGCCACCACCAGGATCAGCAGACCCGTGATCGCTAGGTTCACGCGACTGGAGACGGTGCGCGGGCGATGCGTCGGCATTGGGCGCGGGGTCCACTGACGAGGCCTGGGGGCGCTAGGCGGAGGCGTCCAGCCGGGGTGGGGCTGGGTGGGGCGAGCGGCGGCCGGGCGCGGCCCGGCATTCGCGCCCTGAGCGGCGGAGGTGGCGCCATCGGGGCGCGCGGCGTTCGCATTACCCGCGCTGTCTGCGGGGACGCCGTAGGCAGGGAAACCCTCGGGAGCCTGCGCGTTCTGCTGCTGCTGCGGCATGGTGCTGCCCGTGTCCTTAGCGCCCGGGGCGCTGT
Proteins encoded in this window:
- the metG gene encoding methionine--tRNA ligase, with amino-acid sequence MSRILSAVAWPYANGPRHIGHVAGFGVPSDVFSRYMRMAGHDVLMVSGTDEHGTPILVAADGAGVSARELADQNNRLIVEDLVALGLSYDLFTRTTAGNHYRVVQDMFATVRDNGYMIEQVTRAAISPSTGRTLPDRYIEGTCPICGAEGARGDQCDNCGNQMDPTELINPHSRINGETPNFVESTHYFLDLPALAEALSAWLDEREKSGTWRPNVIKFSQNFLEDIRPRAMTRDIDWGIPVPGWEDQPTKRLYVWFDAVIGYLSASIEWARRTGDPEAWRKWWNDPEALSYYFMGKDNIVFHSQIWPAELLGYNGQGAKGGAPGDLGVLNLPTEVVSSEFLTMEGKKFSSSHGIVIYVRDFLSRYQADALRYFISAAGPETSDSDFTWAEFVRRTNGELVAGWGNLVNRTASMIAKKFGEIPTPGELEDIDRALLDAVEAGFETVGNLIRHHRQKAALSEAMRLVGEANKYVTDTEPFKLKAPEQQERLATVLWTLAQAVTDLNLMLSPFLPHAANDIDRVMGGTGEIAPMPYIEEVAELDPQVLPANFEGRDGYPIITGDYTNVPTWERHPITVGTPIAKPTPVFVKLDESIVEEELARYADAHPDDVTGA
- a CDS encoding glycoside hydrolase family 32 protein, which gives rise to MAEDFLASALTAEASSRAPQDPDYPLFHVAPPVGRLNDPNGLIEIDGTYHAFFQYTPEHPRRLVYWGHATSTDLTRWDYHAPAILPDTHQDANGAYSGTAIEVGDHVELWYTGNYKDPDTGEREATQCVVTTTDLVHFNKQVPPIIGRQPEGYTAHFRDPQVWRDADGSYRMLLGVQRENLTGAALLYRSTDLRAWECEGEMTFPDAGGAFDAFGYMWECPNLVRLVDEDSGEAHDVLIFCPQGISPEREGFENVFPCVAIVGELMSTEFRGADGSFEELDRGTEFYAPQIMARSASSDPGAPTLLFGWAGNAGEDDQPSIETGGWVHCFTAPRALTLRGGRVIARPFLPGLPLAPATLEGAPGDEAGARVVELAGSRSWRLAFDASYEEALSVRIGEESGLAITLEEGRLTVDLTGTRYPHGGRRVVTLEPGETSRVEILHDRSITEIYLGDGSRVFTTRSFLNGDGSGVTLTGAASVTNVSAARAD
- a CDS encoding sucrose-specific PTS transporter subunit IIBC; the encoded protein is MDHAKVAGEVVEAVGGASNISAAAHCATRLRLVIADESKINQQALDDNEDLKGTFAAGGMFQIIVGPGDVDQVYAKMVANHGVREVSKDEAKEEAEKGGNLFSRFIKMIADIFVPILPALVAGGLMMAINNVMTAEGLFGEQSLTQMYPGIADYAALINMVSSAAFASLPVLVGFSAAKRFGGNVYLGAAIGAAMVSSDLLNAWNTGAALAGEAQVSYWHIFGMDVAKIGYQAQVIPTLAVTYVMCLIEKSLHKVLKGTADFLLTPLITMLVTGFLAFTIIGPVTRVAAEYLTWGINWTYSTLGVFGGLLFGLVYSPIVVTGLHQSFPAIEIPLLPVNGGVGDFIFPVASMANVAQGAAALAVFFKTRDAKLKGLAGAGGASAVFGITEPAIFGVNLRLRWPFFCAMAAAAIGSAGVALLNVRGQALGAAGFVGFVSIIPKSIPAYLALEVLVFVLSFGFTFAYAMTRGKADMEGRAPAAKAAAPVAAAVATPAAPAPAAAPAAAPAPSFSAEALADLSVASPLAGTVVPLERVKDESFAKGMLGPGIGIEPADGLVVAPFDGTVTVAFPTGHAYGLKSASGVQVLIHVGMDTVKLDGKGFTPRVAKGDVVRRGDVLAEVDLDVIRAAGYETITPVVVTNKKKFGAVTPVASGEIQRGDALLDVAPKEA
- a CDS encoding LacI family DNA-binding transcriptional regulator, which produces MSSREPTLADVAELAGVSLTTVSRVLNNRGYLSEKTKKNVADAIETLGYRPNSLARALHGKRTQTVGLIVPAVSLPFFGELAVEVENALADAGYRILICNSMGRADREREYLSLLVGNRVDGIISGAHNEGLGEYDAIRMPLVTIDRELSPSIPNVRCANKEAGAMATRALIEGGCRHPLLLTSRSGPRNLREAGYRAEIERAGLTPRVVTVPFDTPTPQRFAMVRDALDEARAAAPIDGVFATDDLAAAEVLEWARTRNLSVPSDLSIIGFDGTETMRRALPHLATIRQPIEDIARAAVSILLDQIEGKAPRSSSDEAGAPRAQTVEFSGTLIQGRSINA
- a CDS encoding HPr family phosphocarrier protein, producing MISRTVAIGSSVGLHARPASVLAEAVDDSGVEVTIAFDGEEADAASLLEIMTLGAKHGDVVTLSTEDDSAGAVLDSLVELLSRDLDQE
- the ptsP gene encoding phosphoenolpyruvate--protein phosphotransferase; this translates as MATHDVLHGIGVSAGTAAAPAAIVQPAPGVDTTEPGSVDAAADGARVREALAAVSARLSDRAANAPEETKAILKATAQLAGDRGLAKAVDKKLKKGLGVTQAVHDAVEDYAQMLRSLGGYMAERATDLYDVRDRAICELRGLPEPGVPAFDGPVVLVARDLAPAETATLNPETVLGIITEVGGPTSHTAILAAQLGIPAIVKAEGIMAVEEGTMLALDGGVGEVIVAPTDKEVDLLKERSRRRALALAGSTGKGATYDGYPVKLLANIGTVDDAMKASKFDLEGSGLFRTEFLFLERSEAPTLEEQTDTYTKVLQAFGDRRVVVRTLDAGADKPLSFADLGAEENPALGVRGLRLCQVREDLIDTQLQALAAAHKATGAELWVMAPMVSTASEAKWFADKARGYGLPKVGIMIEVPAAALRAEQLLSIVDFASIGTNDLTQYTMAADRLDGNLAPLLDPWQPAVLEMIRHACNGGRATGKPIGVCGEAGGDPLLALVLTGLGVASLSMAPSKVNAVRAALRMHDLATCQQMAAFAVDAPSAKEGRENVLKLVAPAMLDLL
- a CDS encoding PspC domain-containing protein, which codes for MSWPNGTTDPGAQYQQRPPRNSFFDAVRGSGWYRAQERAIGGVCSGIAARQGWDLSLVRVLMVVATFCMPVVAIAYGLAWLLLPEAADGRIHLEETLEGRFDIAVIGGVFMILAGLSSSLSAVGIVGGLGLGWLQLLALAAGITAVIVVLVSVTRSASGGPQAGANRATPQFGNPQYGTPQYGNPQYGTPQQQASAAGASDPFGHSAPGAKDTGSTMPQQQQNAQAPEGFPAYGVPADSAGNANAARPDGATSAAQGANAGPRPAAARPTQPHPGWTPPPSAPRPRQWTPRPMPTHRPRTVSSRVNLAITGLLILVVAAVFAGIYMVDKGPVIPFITGETEGQTIARIVTVGGGVCLIIVGLSLAIAALRDRSAGWLTVLSVIGMVMALPTGLVGSQASHPTDFLINTHVGAIGNQTTLDWTVDKVSGGNPTSSTTLDLTGAPVGTTKTITVDWQAWSRLTIQMAEGQPVQIICQSSIDDLTTNMDGNGWAEPLNKCSGVTVSSPAWGKPSLGGITILITDDADIDTLTIVQSPDASGTWGSTPTPAATPSATPSATPTPSPTPTGSQSGN